In Bifidobacterium actinocoloniiforme DSM 22766, a genomic segment contains:
- a CDS encoding A/G-specific adenine glycosylase, with protein sequence MTQTAQVELTDARRAYRLLAAWWEGNARDLPWRFGRTTPWGILVSEVMSQQTQMSRVVPYWVEWMRAWPTPEALAAASGAEVITAWGRLGYPRRALRLQACAKTVVEEYGGKLPQDYETLLTLPGVGDYTASAVVSFAYGKRIAVIDTNIRRVLGRVFAGKESRGGAASADERTLAQRALPEDDAESVVWNQSVMELGATVCAAKSPACEECPLNGICAFLAAGRPGLGERRTRPRQRFKGTDRQVRGLILAALRELPPGGSLPISRLDSLWPDQAQLGACLASLDEDGLVEIHQGGSVSLPE encoded by the coding sequence ATGACACAGACGGCGCAGGTGGAACTGACGGACGCGCGGCGGGCCTATCGGTTGCTCGCGGCCTGGTGGGAGGGGAACGCGCGGGACTTGCCTTGGCGGTTCGGGAGGACCACGCCTTGGGGGATTCTGGTGTCGGAGGTAATGAGCCAGCAGACGCAGATGAGCCGGGTGGTCCCATACTGGGTGGAGTGGATGCGGGCCTGGCCCACGCCCGAGGCGCTGGCGGCGGCGAGCGGCGCGGAGGTGATCACGGCCTGGGGGAGGCTGGGCTACCCACGCCGGGCCCTGCGCTTGCAGGCTTGCGCTAAGACCGTGGTTGAGGAGTATGGCGGCAAGCTTCCCCAGGATTACGAGACTTTGCTGACTTTGCCGGGTGTGGGCGATTACACGGCCAGCGCGGTGGTGTCCTTCGCCTACGGCAAGCGAATCGCGGTGATTGATACCAATATCCGCCGGGTGCTTGGCCGGGTGTTCGCTGGTAAGGAGTCCCGTGGCGGAGCGGCCAGCGCGGACGAGCGGACCTTGGCTCAGAGGGCGCTGCCGGAGGATGACGCTGAATCGGTGGTGTGGAACCAGTCGGTGATGGAGCTGGGCGCGACCGTCTGCGCCGCTAAGTCGCCGGCTTGCGAGGAATGCCCCTTGAATGGCATATGCGCCTTCCTGGCGGCTGGCAGGCCTGGACTGGGGGAGCGGCGCACCCGGCCCCGCCAGAGATTCAAGGGGACCGACCGCCAAGTGCGAGGCCTGATTCTAGCCGCCTTGCGCGAGTTGCCCCCTGGTGGCAGTTTGCCCATCAGCCGATTGGATAGCCTGTGGCCTGACCAGGCCCAACTAGGCGCATGCCTGGCCTCCCTGGATGAGGATGGCCTGGTTGAGATACACCAAGGCGGCTCGGTCAGTCTGCCTGAGTGA
- a CDS encoding GNAT family N-acetyltransferase, producing the protein MIRAATTADLKDVYALISESSQNTLDYQMFARTYISQLENFDHKLGIYEEDGQVMGFVGILCTWQLHIGKRVAETKELVVSKAHQDKDIRDQLLAWAEQLAKDTGCGLLTMCSRLEHTASHQFYEENGFHKTYYRFDKDL; encoded by the coding sequence ATGATTAGAGCAGCCACCACGGCGGATTTAAAGGACGTCTACGCCTTGATTAGCGAATCCAGCCAGAACACCCTGGATTACCAGATGTTCGCCCGCACCTACATCAGCCAGCTGGAGAACTTCGACCACAAGCTGGGCATCTACGAGGAGGACGGCCAGGTGATGGGGTTCGTGGGCATCCTGTGCACCTGGCAGCTCCACATCGGCAAGCGCGTGGCAGAGACCAAGGAGCTCGTGGTCTCCAAGGCCCACCAAGACAAGGACATCCGTGATCAACTCCTGGCCTGGGCCGAACAGCTGGCCAAGGACACCGGCTGCGGACTGCTGACCATGTGCTCGCGGCTTGAGCACACCGCCTCCCATCAGTTCTACGAGGAGAACGGTTTCCACAAGACCTATTACCGTTTCGACAAGGATCTGTAG
- a CDS encoding LacI family DNA-binding transcriptional regulator — translation MVRVTLHDVALAAGVSDSTVSRALRGLDKVDERTRERVRQEAERLHFSFSRNASSLASGKTMRVCLLFSDKLSTWFDSSVLQGAYEVLYPSRYDVVPCTVSTYQQLGAFFSRLPADRNVDAIIVASINLGERETDILKRLTIPTIGLDSRTIDGFDASVLLDDRKGMRDAVALLKGLGHRRLGYVGMPAPGDFQFSSQLRGDAFMEAALGMGMDPADLHRIDVGKTADYRSYEEAVNSGAARILALDPMPTAVCVESDEYAVALVRVLREYGVRVPEDLSVVGFDDAAVAAAADLTTVHQNPEEMAKDAAGKALELMRGREPGERHSMAEPILMLRGTTARAPRGRG, via the coding sequence ATGGTACGCGTGACCCTGCACGATGTGGCGCTCGCCGCCGGAGTCTCGGATTCGACGGTATCGAGGGCCTTGCGCGGGTTGGACAAGGTGGATGAGCGCACGCGCGAGCGGGTGCGGCAGGAGGCCGAACGCCTGCATTTCTCGTTCTCCCGCAACGCCTCCTCGCTCGCGTCCGGCAAGACCATGCGCGTATGCTTGCTTTTCTCCGACAAGCTCAGCACCTGGTTCGACTCGTCCGTGCTGCAGGGCGCCTACGAGGTGCTGTATCCGAGCCGCTACGACGTGGTCCCCTGCACCGTGAGCACCTACCAACAGCTGGGCGCCTTCTTCTCGCGGCTGCCCGCCGATCGCAACGTGGACGCGATCATCGTGGCCTCGATCAACCTTGGGGAGCGCGAGACCGATATCCTCAAACGGCTCACCATCCCGACGATCGGTCTGGATTCCAGGACCATCGACGGGTTCGACGCTTCCGTGCTCCTGGACGACCGCAAGGGCATGCGCGACGCCGTGGCCTTGCTCAAAGGACTGGGGCACCGGCGACTGGGTTACGTGGGCATGCCTGCGCCTGGCGACTTCCAATTCAGCTCGCAGCTGCGCGGTGACGCCTTCATGGAAGCGGCGTTGGGCATGGGGATGGACCCGGCCGACCTGCACCGGATCGACGTTGGCAAAACGGCTGACTACCGCTCATACGAAGAGGCGGTAAACTCTGGGGCGGCGCGGATTCTGGCCTTGGACCCGATGCCTACCGCCGTGTGCGTGGAGAGCGATGAGTACGCGGTGGCGCTGGTCCGGGTCTTGCGGGAGTACGGGGTGCGCGTGCCGGAGGACCTGTCGGTCGTGGGGTTCGACGATGCCGCCGTCGCTGCTGCCGCCGATTTGACGACCGTGCATCAGAACCCGGAGGAGATGGCCAAGGATGCTGCCGGGAAGGCCTTGGAGCTCATGCGGGGGAGGGAGCCCGGCGAACGGCACTCCATGGCCGAGCCGATCCTCATGCTGCGGGGGACCACGGCCAGGGCGCCCCGGGGGCGTGGGTAG
- a CDS encoding tRNA (cytidine(34)-2'-O)-methyltransferase, translating into MNECEHETANQSQERVEGMYEYGYRKAGYGPDELVTDAHGNPIAVTDAMLRAEDAAKQTTSTPHLCYYSPRIPGNTGSAIRLCAVTGTILHLVEPLGFNLKDTKLRRAGLDYHDMAHVVLHPDFDDLVRTMPDSRIIAFTAHATKLYTEVDYRPSDILLFGPEPGDIPDPMDIMAGPHVAEQVRLPMRPSLRSLNLTNCASIAVYEAWRQLNFAGGR; encoded by the coding sequence ATGAACGAATGCGAGCATGAGACCGCCAACCAGTCGCAGGAGCGGGTGGAGGGCATGTATGAGTATGGCTATCGCAAAGCCGGGTATGGACCGGACGAGCTGGTGACTGACGCGCACGGCAACCCAATCGCGGTCACGGATGCGATGCTGCGGGCCGAGGACGCCGCCAAGCAGACGACCTCCACGCCCCACCTGTGCTACTACTCGCCGAGGATCCCCGGCAACACGGGATCAGCCATCCGCCTGTGCGCTGTGACCGGCACCATCCTCCACCTGGTGGAGCCCTTAGGATTCAACCTCAAAGACACTAAACTGCGCCGGGCCGGCCTGGATTACCACGACATGGCCCATGTAGTCCTTCATCCGGACTTCGACGACCTGGTGCGCACCATGCCGGATTCGCGCATCATCGCCTTCACCGCACACGCGACCAAGCTCTACACGGAAGTGGACTACCGGCCCAGCGACATCCTGCTCTTCGGCCCGGAGCCCGGCGACATCCCGGACCCGATGGACATCATGGCGGGCCCGCATGTGGCCGAGCAGGTTCGCCTACCCATGCGTCCCAGCCTGCGCTCGCTTAACCTGACCAATTGCGCCTCGATCGCCGTCTATGAGGCCTGGCGTCAGCTGAACTTCGCCGGCGGCCGCTGA
- a CDS encoding glycoside hydrolase family 13 protein has translation MPDRNDTNNNASAFTKVDLWWKQAVVYQVYPRSFKDSTGSGLGDIAGVTSQMDYLSQLGIDAIWLSPFYPSELADGGYDVQDYRDVDPKLGTMDDFDAMVEAAHSHGIKVVVDIVPNHSSHLHPWFQAALKAGPGSPERDRYVFRDGRGEHGELPPTNWIANFGGSAWTRVSDGQWYLHLFAKEQPDFNWDNREVRDDFLKTLTFWCDHGTDGFRVDVAEGLAKDLDRDDLDDYDVDAMHITVTDGSHPVYDRDEVHEIFREWRKEVFDKYTPARFAVGEAWVPSSRQHLYARPDELGQVFNFAFAECNWSRAELHDAIQAGIDLAARTNGSTSTWVMSNHDVPRHASRYALPQVETDNGLYHAIANDWLLRDGRTYHEDRELGTKRAKAAIMLEMALPGSAYVYQGEELGLFEVADIPWNELEDPWASGTRQALTKKGRDGCRVPLPWTSDADGTFGFSPDQCEDGQPVATPHLPQPAWFADYAVTAEEGDDDSMLSHYRKVLALRHQCQCEDTSLRWLDGFDRSSGLPDGANGLTGGVIAYARANGWANVTNFSREAVELPQGKVLLTSQPLDDQGRLPQDASAWMMLD, from the coding sequence ATGCCCGACCGCAACGATACCAACAATAATGCAAGCGCTTTTACCAAAGTTGACCTCTGGTGGAAGCAGGCCGTCGTCTATCAGGTCTACCCCCGTTCCTTCAAGGACTCCACGGGCTCCGGCTTGGGTGACATAGCCGGCGTCACCAGCCAAATGGACTACCTCTCCCAACTGGGCATCGACGCCATCTGGCTCTCCCCCTTCTACCCCTCGGAGCTGGCCGACGGCGGCTATGACGTCCAGGACTACCGCGATGTGGACCCAAAGCTGGGCACCATGGACGACTTCGACGCCATGGTCGAGGCTGCCCACTCCCATGGCATCAAAGTCGTGGTGGACATCGTGCCCAACCACTCCTCCCACCTCCACCCCTGGTTCCAAGCGGCCCTGAAGGCGGGCCCAGGCTCCCCTGAGCGCGATCGCTACGTGTTCCGCGACGGCCGGGGCGAGCACGGCGAACTGCCCCCCACCAACTGGATCGCCAACTTCGGCGGATCGGCCTGGACCCGTGTGAGCGATGGCCAGTGGTACCTCCACCTGTTCGCCAAGGAGCAGCCCGACTTCAACTGGGACAACCGCGAGGTGCGCGACGACTTCCTCAAGACCCTGACCTTCTGGTGCGACCACGGCACCGACGGCTTCCGCGTTGACGTGGCCGAGGGCCTGGCCAAGGACCTGGACCGCGACGACCTGGACGACTACGACGTGGATGCCATGCACATCACCGTGACCGACGGCAGCCATCCGGTCTATGACCGCGACGAGGTCCATGAGATCTTCCGCGAGTGGCGCAAGGAGGTCTTCGACAAGTACACCCCCGCCCGGTTCGCGGTCGGCGAGGCCTGGGTGCCTTCCTCCCGGCAGCACCTGTACGCCCGTCCGGACGAGCTGGGCCAGGTCTTCAACTTCGCCTTCGCCGAGTGCAACTGGTCGCGCGCTGAGCTGCATGACGCCATCCAGGCCGGCATCGACCTGGCGGCCCGCACCAACGGCTCCACCTCCACGTGGGTGATGAGCAACCACGACGTGCCCCGCCACGCCAGCCGTTACGCACTGCCCCAGGTGGAGACCGACAACGGCTTGTACCACGCAATCGCCAACGACTGGCTCCTGCGCGACGGAAGGACCTACCACGAGGACCGCGAGCTGGGCACCAAGCGCGCCAAGGCCGCGATCATGCTGGAGATGGCCCTGCCCGGTTCCGCTTACGTCTACCAGGGCGAGGAGCTGGGCCTGTTCGAGGTGGCGGACATCCCCTGGAACGAGCTGGAGGACCCCTGGGCGTCCGGCACCCGTCAGGCCCTGACCAAGAAGGGCCGCGATGGCTGCCGCGTGCCTCTGCCCTGGACCTCCGACGCGGATGGCACCTTCGGCTTCTCACCGGACCAGTGCGAGGACGGCCAGCCTGTCGCCACCCCGCACCTGCCGCAGCCGGCCTGGTTCGCCGACTATGCGGTCACCGCCGAAGAGGGCGACGACGACTCCATGCTCTCCCACTACCGCAAGGTCCTGGCCCTGCGCCACCAGTGCCAGTGCGAGGACACCTCCCTGCGCTGGCTGGATGGCTTCGACCGCTCCTCCGGGCTGCCGGACGGCGCCAACGGCCTGACCGGGGGCGTGATCGCCTACGCACGGGCCAACGGCTGGGCCAACGTCACCAACTTCAGCCGCGAGGCCGTGGAACTGCCCCAAGGCAAGGTCCTCCTCACCTCCCAGCCCCTGGACGACCAGGGCAGGCTTCCCCAGGACGCGTCCGCCTGGATGATGCTCGACTGA